The following are from one region of the Salvia splendens isolate huo1 chromosome 2, SspV2, whole genome shotgun sequence genome:
- the LOC121784933 gene encoding shaggy-related protein kinase theta-like isoform X2, translated as MNMMRRIKSIASGRTSVSDHGGDSSIKRVKVERGIDQSGACDVNGRLTAESNSMKGVAAASDVRELPKEMNEMRIRGDIEPTVVSGNGTEPGQIIVTSIGGRNGQPKQAMSYMAERVVGTGSFGVVYKAKCLETGESVAIKKVLQDRRYKNRELQMMRLLNHPNVVQLKHYFYSTTDKNEVYLNLVLEFVPETVYRATRQYSRVNQYMPILNVQMYMYQICRSLNYMHRIIGVCHRDIKPQNLLVNSQTHQLKLCDMGSAKILVPGEPNISYICSRYYRAPELIFGASEYTSAIDMWSVGCVMAEMLLGQPIFPGESSVDQLVEIIKVLGTPTREEIKCMNPNYTEFKFPQIKAHPWHKVFHRKIPAEAVDLVSRLLQYSPTLRFTALEACAHPFFDDLRDPNTRLPNGQPLPALFNFPAEELAGVPSQLLKRLIPDHTKK; from the exons ATGAATATGATGCGTCGGATTAAGAGCATTGCTTCGGGGCGCACATCCGTTTCAGATCAC GGAGGCGATTCCAGCATTAAAAGGGTGAAGGTGGAACGGGGAATAGATCAGAGTGGCGCCTGTGATGTGAACGGTAGGCTGACTGCAGAGTCGAACTCGATGAAAGGTGTTGCAGCCGCATCAGATGTGCGTGAGCTACCGAAGGAGATGAATGAAATGAGGATTCGAGGG GATATCGAGCCAACTGTCGTTAGTGGCAATGGAACTGAGCCCGGTCAGATAATTGTGACCTCAATTGGCGGCCGAAATGGACAACCAAAACAG GCGATGTCTTACATGGCAGAGCGCGTGGTGGGAACTGGTTCATTTGGAGTTGTATACAAG GCAAAATGCCTTGAGACGGGGGAATCTGTTGCCATAAAGAAGGTTCTACAGGATAGGAGATACAAGAACCGGGAACTGCAGATGATGCGCTTGCTCAACCATCCTAATGTGGTTCAGCTGAAACATTATTTCTATTCGACTACTGACAAGAACGAGGTTTACCTTAATCTTGTGCTGGAGTTTGTCCCTGAAACTGTTTATCGGGCTACAAGGCAGTATAGCAGAGTCAACCAGTACATGCCCATCTTAAATGTGCAGATGTACATGTATCAG ATTTGCCGTTCACTAAATTATATGCATAGAATTATCGGAGTTTGTCATCGAGATATCAAGCCTCAAAATCTGCTG GTCAATTCTCAAACTCACCAGCTTAAGCTTTGTGATATGGGAAGCGCGAAGATATTG GTACCCGGTGAACCAAACATCTCGTATATCTGCTCTCGATATTACAGGGCTCCCGAACTGATATTTGGAGCTTCAGAATACACATCTGCCATTGATATGTGGTCCGTTGGCTGTGTCATGGCCGAGATGCTTTTAGGGCAG CCTATATTTCCCGGTGAAAGCAGCGTTGATCAGCTTGTCGAAATAATAAAg GTTTTGGGAACTCCAACAAGAGAGGAAATCAAGTGCATGAATCCAAATTATACTGAATTTAAGTTTCCTCAGATTAAAGCCCACCCATGGCACAAG GTGTTTCACAGGAAAATCCCAGCTGAAGCAGTGGATCTGGTATCAAGGTTACTCCAATACTCACCAACTCTACGATTCACAGCC TTGGAGGCTTGTGCACACCCCTTTTTCGATGACTTGAGAGATCCTAATACGCGCTTGCCCAATGGTCAGCCGTTACCTGCTCTCTTCAATTTCCCAGCTGAAG AACTTGCTGGTGTGCCTTCCCAACTGCTCAAACGTCTCATCCCCGACCACACCAAGAAGTGA
- the LOC121784933 gene encoding shaggy-related protein kinase epsilon-like isoform X1 codes for MNMMRRIKSIASGRTSVSDHGGDSSIKRVKVERGIDQSGACDVNGRLTAESNSMKGVAAASDVRELPKEMNEMRIRGVGNDDHDSSIMDIEPTVVSGNGTEPGQIIVTSIGGRNGQPKQAMSYMAERVVGTGSFGVVYKAKCLETGESVAIKKVLQDRRYKNRELQMMRLLNHPNVVQLKHYFYSTTDKNEVYLNLVLEFVPETVYRATRQYSRVNQYMPILNVQMYMYQICRSLNYMHRIIGVCHRDIKPQNLLVNSQTHQLKLCDMGSAKILVPGEPNISYICSRYYRAPELIFGASEYTSAIDMWSVGCVMAEMLLGQPIFPGESSVDQLVEIIKVLGTPTREEIKCMNPNYTEFKFPQIKAHPWHKVFHRKIPAEAVDLVSRLLQYSPTLRFTALEACAHPFFDDLRDPNTRLPNGQPLPALFNFPAEELAGVPSQLLKRLIPDHTKK; via the exons ATGAATATGATGCGTCGGATTAAGAGCATTGCTTCGGGGCGCACATCCGTTTCAGATCAC GGAGGCGATTCCAGCATTAAAAGGGTGAAGGTGGAACGGGGAATAGATCAGAGTGGCGCCTGTGATGTGAACGGTAGGCTGACTGCAGAGTCGAACTCGATGAAAGGTGTTGCAGCCGCATCAGATGTGCGTGAGCTACCGAAGGAGATGAATGAAATGAGGATTCGAGGGGTTGGAAACGATGACCATGATAGTAGCATAATG GATATCGAGCCAACTGTCGTTAGTGGCAATGGAACTGAGCCCGGTCAGATAATTGTGACCTCAATTGGCGGCCGAAATGGACAACCAAAACAG GCGATGTCTTACATGGCAGAGCGCGTGGTGGGAACTGGTTCATTTGGAGTTGTATACAAG GCAAAATGCCTTGAGACGGGGGAATCTGTTGCCATAAAGAAGGTTCTACAGGATAGGAGATACAAGAACCGGGAACTGCAGATGATGCGCTTGCTCAACCATCCTAATGTGGTTCAGCTGAAACATTATTTCTATTCGACTACTGACAAGAACGAGGTTTACCTTAATCTTGTGCTGGAGTTTGTCCCTGAAACTGTTTATCGGGCTACAAGGCAGTATAGCAGAGTCAACCAGTACATGCCCATCTTAAATGTGCAGATGTACATGTATCAG ATTTGCCGTTCACTAAATTATATGCATAGAATTATCGGAGTTTGTCATCGAGATATCAAGCCTCAAAATCTGCTG GTCAATTCTCAAACTCACCAGCTTAAGCTTTGTGATATGGGAAGCGCGAAGATATTG GTACCCGGTGAACCAAACATCTCGTATATCTGCTCTCGATATTACAGGGCTCCCGAACTGATATTTGGAGCTTCAGAATACACATCTGCCATTGATATGTGGTCCGTTGGCTGTGTCATGGCCGAGATGCTTTTAGGGCAG CCTATATTTCCCGGTGAAAGCAGCGTTGATCAGCTTGTCGAAATAATAAAg GTTTTGGGAACTCCAACAAGAGAGGAAATCAAGTGCATGAATCCAAATTATACTGAATTTAAGTTTCCTCAGATTAAAGCCCACCCATGGCACAAG GTGTTTCACAGGAAAATCCCAGCTGAAGCAGTGGATCTGGTATCAAGGTTACTCCAATACTCACCAACTCTACGATTCACAGCC TTGGAGGCTTGTGCACACCCCTTTTTCGATGACTTGAGAGATCCTAATACGCGCTTGCCCAATGGTCAGCCGTTACCTGCTCTCTTCAATTTCCCAGCTGAAG AACTTGCTGGTGTGCCTTCCCAACTGCTCAAACGTCTCATCCCCGACCACACCAAGAAGTGA